A section of the Terriglobia bacterium genome encodes:
- a CDS encoding recombinase family protein — protein sequence MSFHGNREQNSVPRARTVALYARVSTLEQNCGPQLDDLRRYATQRFGQMHEYVDVGVSGAQRRRPQLDALIHDARKRRFDVVLVWKFDRFARSVKHLVDSLDEFHALGIDFISYTEGVDTTTPSGQLLFHIMGAVAQFERDLIAERVRAGIAHARAIGKRIGRPRARIDAERVIALRGEGKSLRKIANELGVPVSRVRRAIPHQASAVPA from the coding sequence ATGTCGTTTCACGGAAATCGGGAACAGAACTCGGTGCCACGTGCCAGGACCGTGGCCCTGTATGCCCGTGTCAGCACGCTGGAGCAGAACTGCGGTCCGCAGCTAGATGACCTCCGCCGTTACGCAACCCAGCGTTTCGGACAAATGCATGAGTACGTCGACGTGGGCGTCAGTGGAGCCCAGCGTCGTCGCCCGCAGCTCGACGCCCTGATACACGATGCGCGCAAGCGGCGCTTCGACGTGGTTCTGGTTTGGAAGTTCGATCGATTCGCGCGGTCGGTGAAACACCTCGTCGATAGCCTGGATGAATTCCACGCTCTCGGCATCGATTTCATCAGCTACACCGAAGGTGTCGATACCACCACTCCAAGCGGTCAGCTCCTCTTCCACATTATGGGAGCAGTGGCACAGTTTGAGAGGGACCTGATTGCGGAGCGAGTGCGCGCTGGAATTGCCCACGCCCGCGCCATCGGGAAGCGAATCGGAAGACCGCGCGCCCGCATTGATGCTGAAAGGGTGATTGCGCTTCGCGGCGAGGGCAAGTCGCTCCGCAAGATTGCAAATGAGCTTGGCGTGCCCGTTTCGCGGGTGCGGCGGGCTATTCCTCATCAGGCTTCGGCGGTGCCAGCGTGA
- a CDS encoding helix-turn-helix domain-containing protein, with the protein MGLQELLTAEQVASITGLSRETLAQWRSQRRGVPYLKIGRAVRYDPADVQQYLRGCRVSVSDPQERRHE; encoded by the coding sequence ATGGGCTTGCAAGAGTTGCTAACCGCAGAGCAGGTCGCCAGCATTACCGGACTGTCGCGAGAAACCCTTGCGCAGTGGCGCTCCCAGCGCCGAGGTGTTCCGTATTTGAAGATCGGTAGGGCCGTCCGCTATGATCCAGCTGACGTTCAGCAGTACCTGCGGGGTTGCAGGGTTTCTGTCTCCGATCCACAAGAAAGGAGACACGAATGA